The following is a genomic window from Elusimicrobiota bacterium.
ACCGGCGGGACCCAGGCCGCGGGCTGGACCGTCACCTTCACCCGCAGCGCGGGGGCTCCGACCGCGTACAGCCAATACACGGTCACCTTCAATTCCCTGACCGGGAACTACAGCTCCAGCAACGCCAGCGCCATCAACGACCTGCTGCCGCAGTAGCCGAGGGCGGATGTCGGTCGCAGTCGGCGACGGGATCGCCAGGGGACGCCGGCTCCCCTGGCGATTGCATCGGTGCAGCCGGCCCCTTCCCCATGGATGAAGCCTCGGGCCAGCCACTCCGCGCTTCCTGGCGGAACTCCTTGCCGCGCTTGGAGAGGGTCTGCTTCTGCCTGGCCGTGGCCATGGCGGCGAGCACCTTCTTTGTGCCGGAGATGAACCCCGATCTATTCTGGCACTTGAGCGCCGGGCGCCACATCTTGCAGACTAAGGCCATCCCTCGCGTGGACTTCCTGTCCCATACGATGGGCGGGCAGCCCTGGTGCGATTTCGAGTGGTTGACCCAACTGCTCTACTATCCGGTCTACCTCGTCGGAGGGTATGCCGGGTTCATCGCGCTGCGTGCCGTCCTCTTTTGCGCTCTGTTGGCGATCTTCCTCTCCTTGCTGAGGCTTTTCGGCCTCAGAGATTGGGTCCGGGGCTTGGGCGCTCTATTCATGATGCAGGGGCAGAACATCAGTCTGCGGCCCGACCTCTTCTCCTTGATTTTCTTCGGGGGCGCCTTCTGGGGGTTGGAATCGTTCCGGCAGGGAAGACTGAAGCCTCGAGCGGCGCACCTGGCTTGGGCCGCCCTGGGGTTCTGCCTATGGGCCAATCTTCACCTGGGCTTCGCTTTCGGGCTCCTGCTCATCGGCTTCTACGCGGCCGGGGACCTCATCGAGACCGCGCTGCCGTGGGCTTATGGCCGCGGCTGGCGTCCCTGGGAGCGCGCCCCAGCCTATCTGGGATTGCTGGCTGCCGCGGTCTTGGGCACCCTGTGCAACCCTTATGGATGGAAGGTCTATGTGGTCCTGTTCGAGCATGCGCGCCTGCTGCCCTTCCTGCAGGAATACATCATGGAGTGGCAGCCCGCGGATGTGACCCGATTTGACACCTGGCCCTACTGGCTGCTGGTGGTCTTCTCGTTGTCGGCGGCGCTGGTGCATTTCATCCGGACCCGTCGGACCGCCTACGCGCACCTCCTGGCTCTGGCCTACTTCCTGGTGGTCTCCTCCACCCACGGGAGGCACCGGACCTTCTTCTTCCTGCTGGCGGTCCCGTTGGCGCTGTCCTGGATACGGGAGCTGCGGCCAGGCCGGAAATGGCTGTGGTCCCTGGCTGCCTTCGGCGCTTTGACTGGCGCCGCGACCTGCTTCGATATCGCGAAGTATTATTGGCCCGTGATCCCGCTCTTCAACGGGACCAAGTGGTGTTCCGAGCCGGCCTGGATGATGTGCCGGTTCCTGGCTCAGGAAGACCACCTCAAAGGCAAGAGGCTGCTCAACGTGTGGCATCATGGGGGCTACCTGGGCTGGCGGCTGTACCCTGATTACCGCGTGTTCTATGACGGCCGGTATATCTTCCACGACCTTCTGCTGGAGACCGTCGCCGCCGTGCGCCGGCCCGAGAGCTGGCAGCGCATGCTGGACAGGCATCAGGTGGAGGTCGCCTGCATGCAGCGCAGCTTCCGCTATTTCAACCTGAAGAAGCTGACCGGCGATGCCGGCAAGAGCTTCCTCGGAGGCCAGTCGTATTATCTCACCTACATGCCCAAGGCGGTCTGGGCATTGGTCTACTGGGACGACGACAATCTGGTGCTGGTCCGGCGCCGCAGCGTCGATGCCGGTTGGCTCGCCGGAGCCGAGTACTCGCATCTGCTGCCCGACGTCCAGTTCCTCAGGACGGGCAAGAAGGATATCCCGTTGCTCAAGCTCGAGCTGGCCAGGCATCTGCGCCAGACCCAAGGGCGCGGCCTGGACGACGCCAGCATGCTGAGATGGATGGGGAATGTGCTGGCCAAGAAGTCCTAGGGAGCCCATCACGGGATGACGGACGTCCTCCCCTGCTGGTTGTGCGGGAAGCGTGAATTCATTATAATGGCCAAGCTGGGGCGGACCCAGCCCACATGCCCAAGGTCCTGATCGTCGAGGACGACCCCCTCATCGTGGCCGCGGTCGAGAAGACCCTGACCTTGGGGGACTCCTTCTCGCTCGACCACGTCGCCGTCCCGGACCAGGCCCTGCCCGCTGCGCTCCGTCTGCACCCGGACCTCATCCTGCTCGACATCCGCCTGCCCGGAGGCGACGGCCGCGCGGTGCTCAAGGCGCTCAAAGACAACTCGGCCACCCACGGCATCCCGGTCATCTTCCTGACCGGGATGGCCGGCGAGGGAGACAAAGTCGTGGGCCTCAATCTCGGCGCGGATGATTACGTGGTCAAGCCCTTCGGCGCCATGGAGCTCTTGGCGCGCATCCAGAGCGTGCTCAGGCGCTGCCGGCCTGAGGTCCGCCATGGGCTGATCGCCGTCTCCGGGGTGCGGCTGGACTGGGACAACCGCAGCGTCTCCGTTGACGGCCGGCCTGTGCGCCTGCAGCCCAAGGAGTTCGAGGTGCTCTACCTGCTGGCCGCCAAGCGCGGGCGGGCCTTGAGCCGCAGCTACCTCATCGAGAACACCTCGTCCTACGGGACGGAGGTGGCCACCCGGAGCCTGGACACGCACATCAAGAACATCCGCAGGAAGCTCGGCAAGCGGGGGCTCTTGATCGAGACCGTGCCCAAGTTCGGCTATCGTTTCCAGGCCGCCCATGGCTGAAGTCGGCACGGGGCGGCGCGCCGTCTATTTCGCCTTCCA
Proteins encoded in this region:
- a CDS encoding response regulator transcription factor, whose translation is MPKVLIVEDDPLIVAAVEKTLTLGDSFSLDHVAVPDQALPAALRLHPDLILLDIRLPGGDGRAVLKALKDNSATHGIPVIFLTGMAGEGDKVVGLNLGADDYVVKPFGAMELLARIQSVLRRCRPEVRHGLIAVSGVRLDWDNRSVSVDGRPVRLQPKEFEVLYLLAAKRGRALSRSYLIENTSSYGTEVATRSLDTHIKNIRRKLGKRGLLIETVPKFGYRFQAAHG